From Pelosinus fermentans DSM 17108, the proteins below share one genomic window:
- a CDS encoding UDP-N-acetylmuramoyl-L-alanyl-D-glutamate--2,6-diaminopimelate ligase, which produces MKKKLQELIDLLPNAIIEGNEKVAETVIADLAQDSRKITPGTLFVCLSGAKTDGHDYIVQACHQGAVAVLVEKDIDIIPQGLTVIKVANTREAMIKIAPYFFEYPSCKLRMIGVTGTNGKTTTTYLIRSILQQAGFHVGVIGTIQNSIGDKIIPTQNTTPDVIDLQRLLAEMAEANMDYVVMEVSSHALALNRVAGCEFDVGIFTNMTRDHLDFHVTFEGYLEAKTRLFQLLSSKDNQKEGKTAIINTDDKAAAFILERTGCNTITYGIENYADLQAKNTNIQAKGAEFDIIGSFGIMPLQLKITGLFNVYNVLSAVGAALAEGIDVPIIKAALEAFQSVSGRFELVDGGQPFSIIVDYAHTPDGLENILKTAKQIAKKRIIVVFGCGGDRDKTKRPIMGKLAVQYGNIVIATSDNPRTEDPQSILSEIEVGIQDSLTPGKIYEKIVDRRQAIERALSVAETDDIVIIAGKGHENYQILKDRTIPFDDKEVVKAIIKEMK; this is translated from the coding sequence ATGAAAAAAAAATTGCAAGAATTAATTGATTTATTACCAAATGCGATAATAGAAGGAAATGAGAAAGTCGCAGAAACAGTAATTGCAGATTTAGCTCAGGACTCTCGTAAAATCACACCAGGAACTTTATTTGTTTGCTTATCTGGTGCTAAAACAGATGGTCACGATTATATTGTGCAGGCCTGTCACCAAGGCGCAGTAGCCGTTTTGGTTGAAAAAGATATTGATATCATTCCTCAGGGGTTAACAGTTATAAAAGTAGCGAATACTCGAGAAGCGATGATCAAGATTGCTCCATATTTTTTTGAATATCCAAGTTGCAAATTACGCATGATTGGAGTTACAGGGACAAATGGTAAAACCACCACCACTTATTTAATCAGAAGTATCTTACAACAGGCTGGGTTTCATGTAGGAGTGATCGGGACGATTCAAAACAGTATTGGTGATAAAATAATACCTACTCAAAATACTACGCCTGATGTTATTGATTTACAAAGACTGTTAGCCGAGATGGCAGAGGCTAATATGGATTACGTAGTTATGGAAGTGTCTTCCCATGCTCTTGCTCTTAATCGAGTGGCTGGTTGTGAATTTGATGTTGGTATCTTTACGAATATGACTCGCGATCATTTAGATTTTCATGTAACCTTTGAGGGGTATTTAGAAGCGAAAACAAGATTATTTCAATTACTTAGTAGTAAGGATAATCAGAAAGAGGGCAAGACAGCTATTATTAATACAGATGATAAGGCTGCTGCATTTATATTAGAACGTACGGGATGCAACACAATTACATACGGTATTGAAAATTATGCGGATTTACAGGCTAAAAATACGAATATTCAAGCGAAAGGCGCGGAATTTGATATTATTGGTTCTTTTGGCATTATGCCATTGCAACTCAAAATAACGGGATTGTTTAATGTTTATAATGTTTTGTCAGCAGTAGGTGCAGCTTTGGCTGAGGGTATTGATGTTCCTATTATTAAAGCTGCTTTGGAAGCGTTTCAAAGCGTATCAGGCAGATTTGAGCTGGTAGATGGAGGGCAACCTTTTAGTATCATTGTAGATTATGCTCATACGCCGGATGGGCTGGAAAATATTTTAAAAACTGCCAAACAAATCGCTAAAAAACGTATTATTGTAGTCTTTGGTTGTGGTGGCGATCGCGATAAGACGAAAAGACCAATTATGGGGAAATTAGCTGTACAATATGGCAATATTGTAATTGCTACATCTGACAATCCTCGAACGGAAGATCCCCAGAGTATCTTGAGTGAGATTGAAGTAGGTATTCAGGATTCGCTGACACCAGGAAAGATTTATGAGAAAATTGTTGATAGGCGCCAAGCAATTGAGCGTGCCCTATCTGTAGCTGAAACGGATGATATTGTAATTATTGCTGGTAAGGGACATGAGAACTACCAGATTCTAAAAGATAGAACCATTCCATTTGATGATAAAGAAGTAGTAAAAGCCATCATCAAGGAGATGAAATAA
- a CDS encoding DUF1858 domain-containing protein produces MLITENMRISEVVEQYPQTVAVFRDHGMGCFGCAAARFENIGQGAAAHGIDITTLISALNKAIENNASD; encoded by the coding sequence ATGCTTATTACCGAAAATATGAGAATTTCAGAAGTTGTTGAACAATATCCCCAGACGGTTGCTGTTTTTCGCGATCATGGTATGGGATGTTTTGGTTGTGCAGCTGCACGATTTGAGAATATTGGACAAGGAGCAGCAGCTCACGGCATCGACATAACGACATTAATCAGCGCTTTAAATAAAGCTATAGAAAATAACGCTTCTGATTAA
- the mraZ gene encoding division/cell wall cluster transcriptional repressor MraZ: protein MLMGEYLHTIDDKGRLILPAKFREELGENFIVTKGLDNCLFIYEKKEWDILASKLKQLPLAKPEARAFVRFFFSGGAEISCDKQGRILLPNTLREYAQLDKDVTVIGVSNRIELWNRSSWDAYNEKIAPTVAQIAESLVDLGI, encoded by the coding sequence ATGTTAATGGGTGAGTACCTTCATACGATTGATGATAAGGGAAGACTCATTTTACCTGCCAAGTTCCGTGAGGAGTTGGGAGAAAATTTTATTGTTACCAAAGGCCTTGATAATTGTTTGTTTATATATGAAAAAAAGGAATGGGATATTTTAGCAAGCAAGCTAAAGCAATTACCGCTAGCAAAACCTGAAGCCAGAGCCTTCGTACGATTCTTTTTTTCTGGTGGAGCGGAGATCTCTTGTGATAAACAAGGGCGAATATTACTGCCTAATACTCTTAGGGAATATGCCCAACTTGATAAAGATGTCACAGTGATTGGCGTTTCAAATCGTATTGAACTTTGGAATCGCAGCAGCTGGGATGCTTATAATGAAAAGATTGCTCCTACAGTAGCCCAAATTGCTGAAAGCTTAGTTGATTTAGGTATATAA
- a CDS encoding UDP-N-acetylmuramoyl-tripeptide--D-alanyl-D-alanine ligase, with the protein MAGFTVEEVCLATKGTLIVSAQPKGFTGVSTDTRTVQKGDLFIPLIGENFDGHEFIQQAIEKGASGVVFSHKGMTLPQYITAIFVTDTLLALQDLARFHRQRFTIPVVAITGSNGKTTTKDMAAAVLSNQFHVLKTEANYNNEIGLPLTLLQLTQEHEVAVVEMGMRGKGQIRQLANIALPTIAIITNVGETHLELLGSMEEIAAAKAELLEAIPENGVSILNGDNVYVREKAKEAKSRIVFFGLQEGDIRADNIHINAQSIDFVCRTNNNAFTVGIPTTGKHNVYNALAAIALGMELGMNADSISSGFRAFNASPMRLHIEKFGDYLVVNDAYNASPMSMAAAIDTMLEVAKGRKVAVLGDMLELGPIAVSAHEAIGEKLAQCGIEIVVTVGELAASIANKASSCGISQVVDCSDHEQAQAELKKLLMPGDTILIKGSRGMKMEKIINMFL; encoded by the coding sequence ATGGCAGGATTTACAGTTGAAGAAGTTTGTCTTGCTACAAAAGGAACGCTAATTGTTTCTGCACAACCAAAGGGATTTACAGGCGTTTCTACAGATACGCGTACGGTGCAAAAAGGTGACTTATTTATTCCGCTAATTGGTGAAAATTTTGATGGCCATGAGTTTATTCAACAAGCGATAGAAAAGGGTGCGAGTGGTGTTGTTTTTAGCCATAAAGGTATGACACTGCCCCAGTATATTACGGCTATATTCGTTACCGATACTTTATTGGCGTTACAAGATTTGGCACGTTTTCACCGCCAGCGCTTTACTATTCCTGTCGTGGCGATTACCGGATCCAATGGCAAGACGACTACAAAAGATATGGCTGCAGCTGTTTTATCCAATCAGTTTCATGTATTAAAAACAGAGGCAAATTATAATAATGAAATCGGGTTGCCTTTGACATTGCTGCAGCTTACCCAGGAACATGAGGTGGCAGTGGTGGAAATGGGGATGCGAGGCAAGGGGCAAATTCGCCAATTAGCCAATATTGCATTGCCCACAATTGCTATCATAACAAATGTTGGTGAGACTCATCTTGAATTGCTGGGATCCATGGAAGAGATTGCTGCAGCTAAAGCGGAATTACTGGAGGCAATACCAGAAAATGGTGTGTCGATATTAAATGGTGATAATGTTTATGTGCGGGAAAAGGCCAAAGAAGCAAAGAGTCGTATTGTATTTTTTGGGCTGCAAGAAGGCGATATTAGGGCGGATAACATTCATATAAACGCCCAGAGTATAGATTTTGTGTGCCGCACGAATAATAATGCTTTTACAGTAGGCATACCAACGACTGGTAAACATAATGTTTATAATGCTTTAGCTGCAATTGCACTGGGCATGGAATTAGGAATGAATGCTGATAGTATCTCTTCCGGATTTAGAGCTTTTAATGCCAGCCCTATGAGGTTACACATTGAAAAATTTGGTGATTACTTAGTTGTGAATGATGCATATAATGCGAGTCCCATGTCTATGGCAGCCGCTATTGATACAATGCTTGAAGTTGCAAAAGGCCGCAAAGTGGCTGTGCTTGGCGATATGTTAGAATTAGGACCGATTGCAGTATCCGCTCATGAAGCCATTGGGGAAAAACTAGCTCAATGCGGGATTGAAATTGTTGTAACAGTCGGAGAGTTAGCAGCCAGCATTGCTAATAAAGCGAGTTCTTGCGGTATAAGTCAGGTTGTGGACTGCTCTGATCATGAGCAAGCGCAAGCAGAATTAAAGAAGCTGCTTATGCCTGGTGATACGATCTTGATAAAAGGATCAAGAGGAATGAAGATGGAAAAGATTATTAATATGTTCTTATAA
- the mraY gene encoding phospho-N-acetylmuramoyl-pentapeptide-transferase: MQELLYASAMAFIIALIIGPLIIPVLSRLKFGQSIRQEGPESHYAKAGTPTMGGIIILIALIIPVLIYGGKSPEIWLALFITIGHGLIGFLDDFIKVVLKRSLGLKARQKLLGQIFMAVALAYIVTTYMGRGTDVWVPLLGFTVDFGPLYYVLIFLVLIGTTNAVNLTDGLDGLAAGTTTVAAVAYAVIAMSFAKPDLAIFCVALAGASLGFLKYNANPAKVFMGDTGSLALGGALAAVAVMTKTELLLVIVGGVFVLEACSVIIQVVSFKLTGKRVFRMSPIHHHFELSGWSEKKVVTVFWLAGVVCSLIALIILVASQTGGI; the protein is encoded by the coding sequence ATGCAGGAGTTGTTATATGCTTCAGCGATGGCATTCATCATAGCTTTAATTATCGGACCCCTGATAATTCCTGTACTTAGCAGGTTGAAGTTTGGGCAAAGTATTAGACAAGAAGGTCCTGAAAGTCATTATGCTAAAGCTGGTACACCGACAATGGGCGGTATTATTATCTTAATTGCTCTTATTATTCCTGTTCTTATCTATGGTGGTAAGAGCCCGGAAATTTGGTTAGCCTTATTTATAACCATTGGGCATGGGTTAATTGGTTTTTTAGATGACTTTATTAAAGTTGTCTTAAAACGTTCGTTAGGGCTAAAAGCAAGGCAAAAACTATTAGGGCAAATTTTTATGGCTGTTGCCTTAGCATATATTGTTACTACTTATATGGGACGGGGTACTGATGTATGGGTACCATTATTAGGCTTTACTGTTGATTTTGGTCCATTGTACTATGTGTTAATTTTTTTAGTGTTGATAGGTACTACTAATGCTGTGAATCTTACAGACGGGCTTGATGGCTTGGCTGCTGGAACGACTACGGTGGCAGCAGTAGCATATGCGGTTATTGCTATGAGCTTTGCAAAACCTGACTTGGCTATTTTTTGTGTAGCATTAGCTGGTGCAAGCCTTGGTTTTTTGAAATATAATGCAAATCCTGCCAAAGTATTTATGGGGGATACTGGTTCATTGGCTTTAGGGGGAGCCTTGGCTGCTGTGGCAGTGATGACGAAAACGGAACTATTGCTTGTTATTGTTGGGGGAGTTTTTGTACTTGAAGCCTGTTCTGTAATTATTCAAGTGGTTTCATTTAAGTTGACAGGCAAGCGCGTATTTCGTATGAGTCCCATACATCATCATTTCGAATTGTCAGGTTGGTCTGAAAAAAAAGTAGTTACGGTATTTTGGTTAGCAGGCGTTGTTTGCAGTCTTATTGCTTTAATTATTCTAGTCGCTAGTCAAACTGGAGGAATATAA
- a CDS encoding stage V sporulation protein D, translated as MASSSHVTIRKRVACLFLLIAVIMSGLGFRLMYLQFYRSNWLTENAIDQRVRDIPVEAKRGTIFDRNGRELGVSISSESVYAIPAEIVDVEGTAARLAAILTLDRDKLTAKLKRRQAFTWVKRKVDGEIAKEIHMLNLPGIGLTQENQRYYPNDNLAAHILGFTGIDSQGLDGVELTFDSYLKGRSGSIVVEYDARGQEIPYASHQFIKPVEGHNIYLTIDIVIQQIIERELEKVMQDTKAQAATIIAIEPSTGEILALANRPDYNPNRFAEFSPKLWRNIAVSNAYEPGSTFKILTTTAALGEKVVSLNERFFDPGSVEVQGRTIHCWKDGGHGSQTFQEVVENSCNVGFVNVGLRLGVDSFYKYFTAFGLGKHTNVDLPGEAKGIVIEKSQVKPINIATMSMGQSIAVTPLQLVTAVAAVANDGQRLRPQIVREVKGKDGEIIRSFTPDIINQVVDVATAQEVKKVLESVVANGTGKNAYIEGFRIAGKTGTAQKVGAGGYMPGKYVASFVGFAPADKPQIVMVVIIDEPVGLYYGGQIAAPVFTGIMNDVLQYLKIAPKIAEADANTTKETHVVVPSVINLLVAEATQELKKSGLSVRVEESGERVADQIPKPGSRMPKDSSVLLYTMTPRYGAGEITVPDCTGQSLREAADTLAEVGLRIKPIGVGTKAIKQEPLAGTKVLPGSEITMFFE; from the coding sequence TTGGCGTCATCATCACATGTTACCATTAGGAAAAGGGTGGCCTGTCTTTTTCTACTGATTGCGGTAATTATGTCAGGACTTGGTTTTCGTCTAATGTATCTCCAATTTTACAGAAGCAATTGGTTAACAGAAAATGCTATCGACCAGCGGGTGAGAGATATTCCCGTAGAGGCAAAGCGGGGTACTATTTTTGATCGTAATGGGAGAGAGCTTGGTGTGAGTATAAGTTCTGAATCTGTATACGCAATACCAGCTGAAATAGTAGATGTAGAAGGAACGGCAGCCAGATTGGCTGCTATTTTGACGTTAGACAGGGATAAATTAACGGCAAAATTGAAAAGACGTCAGGCATTTACTTGGGTGAAGCGGAAAGTAGATGGAGAAATCGCCAAAGAAATACATATGCTTAATTTACCAGGAATCGGATTGACCCAGGAAAATCAGCGTTATTATCCTAATGATAATCTAGCAGCTCATATACTGGGGTTTACGGGAATTGATAGTCAAGGGTTAGACGGAGTAGAATTAACTTTTGACAGCTATTTGAAGGGACGCAGCGGAAGTATTGTGGTGGAGTATGATGCTCGAGGACAGGAAATACCTTATGCATCTCATCAATTTATAAAGCCGGTAGAAGGGCATAATATTTATCTAACCATTGATATTGTAATTCAACAAATTATTGAACGAGAGCTTGAAAAAGTAATGCAAGACACCAAGGCGCAGGCAGCTACGATTATTGCTATAGAACCTAGTACTGGGGAAATACTAGCCTTGGCGAATCGACCGGATTATAATCCAAATCGTTTTGCAGAATTTTCACCAAAACTATGGAGAAATATTGCTGTTTCTAATGCTTATGAGCCAGGATCTACCTTTAAGATTCTTACCACAACAGCAGCATTAGGAGAGAAAGTAGTGAGTCTTAATGAACGCTTTTTTGATCCAGGATCTGTAGAGGTTCAGGGACGAACCATTCATTGCTGGAAAGATGGCGGGCATGGCAGCCAAACCTTTCAAGAGGTAGTTGAAAACTCTTGTAATGTAGGTTTTGTAAATGTTGGTCTTCGATTAGGTGTTGATTCTTTTTACAAATATTTTACTGCTTTTGGTTTAGGAAAACATACGAATGTTGATTTACCAGGGGAAGCAAAAGGGATCGTTATTGAGAAATCACAGGTTAAGCCGATTAATATTGCTACCATGTCTATGGGGCAAAGTATAGCTGTAACGCCGCTGCAGTTAGTAACAGCAGTAGCAGCAGTGGCTAATGACGGGCAGAGGCTTAGACCCCAGATTGTTCGGGAGGTAAAAGGGAAAGATGGCGAAATTATACGCAGCTTCACCCCGGATATTATCAATCAAGTTGTTGATGTGGCAACTGCTCAGGAAGTTAAAAAAGTATTAGAGAGTGTTGTAGCAAATGGTACGGGGAAGAATGCTTATATCGAAGGATTCCGTATTGCAGGTAAGACTGGTACCGCTCAGAAAGTCGGAGCCGGAGGATATATGCCAGGCAAATACGTCGCTTCTTTTGTTGGGTTTGCGCCAGCTGATAAGCCGCAGATTGTAATGGTTGTCATTATTGATGAACCTGTAGGCTTATATTATGGCGGCCAAATAGCAGCTCCTGTTTTTACTGGCATAATGAATGATGTCTTACAATATTTAAAGATTGCACCAAAAATTGCAGAAGCAGATGCAAATACAACAAAGGAAACTCACGTAGTTGTGCCAAGTGTTATAAACTTATTAGTTGCAGAAGCAACGCAGGAACTGAAAAAATCAGGCTTATCTGTAAGAGTTGAGGAGTCAGGTGAACGTGTGGCGGATCAGATACCAAAACCGGGTAGCCGTATGCCAAAAGATTCTAGTGTCTTATTATATACGATGACCCCAAGATACGGTGCAGGAGAGATTACAGTTCCTGATTGTACCGGACAGTCGCTGCGTGAGGCGGCAGATACATTAGCTGAGGTGGGACTACGAATCAAACCTATAGGGGTGGGAACAAAAGCGATAAAACAAGAACCTTTAGCAGGCACTAAGGTATTGCCTGGAAGTGAAATTACAATGTTCTTTGAATAA
- the rsmH gene encoding 16S rRNA (cytosine(1402)-N(4))-methyltransferase RsmH, which yields MEFHHVSVLLKESVSALVTNPEGIYVDCTLGGSGHAEHVVKQLGTSGRFIGIDQDPAAIETGKIKLSNSKCRVDIVQNNFQNIGLVLDELEVNKVDGVLFDLGVSSHQLDIAERGFSYMQDAPLDMRMNPNSDFSAYDIVNNYSENQLTDIIITYGEERWAKRIAKFIIEFRSGKAIETTGELVDIIKRAIPSAARRDGPHPAKRTFQAIRIEVNNELGILKDAFTTSIERLALGGRLCIITFHSLEDRIAKQTLQMMAKGCICPKALPICMCNNKPQIKILGKPIVPSVNELEENPRARSAKLRVAEKINL from the coding sequence GTGGAATTTCATCATGTTAGTGTGTTATTAAAAGAGAGTGTGTCTGCATTGGTAACGAATCCTGAAGGTATTTATGTTGATTGTACATTAGGTGGAAGTGGACATGCTGAACATGTTGTCAAACAATTGGGGACATCGGGGCGATTCATTGGCATTGATCAGGATCCAGCTGCGATAGAAACGGGAAAAATTAAGTTGTCCAATTCCAAGTGCAGAGTCGATATCGTACAGAATAATTTTCAAAATATTGGACTTGTCTTAGATGAGTTAGAAGTAAATAAGGTGGACGGCGTATTATTTGATTTAGGGGTATCGTCACATCAGCTGGATATTGCTGAAAGAGGATTTTCTTATATGCAAGATGCACCTTTAGATATGCGTATGAATCCAAATAGTGATTTTTCTGCTTATGATATTGTGAATAATTATTCGGAAAATCAATTGACAGATATTATTATTACTTATGGAGAAGAGCGTTGGGCCAAGAGAATTGCGAAGTTCATCATTGAATTTCGAAGTGGTAAAGCGATAGAAACTACTGGAGAATTAGTAGATATCATAAAAAGGGCGATTCCGTCAGCAGCAAGGCGCGATGGACCACATCCAGCGAAAAGAACATTTCAGGCCATACGTATTGAAGTAAACAATGAGCTGGGAATTCTAAAAGATGCTTTTACAACTTCCATAGAGAGACTTGCTTTGGGCGGGAGATTGTGTATTATTACATTTCATTCCTTGGAAGACCGGATTGCGAAGCAGACTTTACAGATGATGGCAAAAGGATGTATTTGTCCAAAAGCATTGCCGATATGTATGTGTAATAATAAACCGCAGATTAAAATCTTAGGTAAACCGATTGTTCCATCAGTGAATGAGTTAGAAGAGAATCCACGGGCGCGGAGTGCTAAGCTGCGCGTAGCGGAAAAAATAAATTTATAA
- the ftsL gene encoding cell division protein FtsL produces the protein MLVNKKQDWDIYQQPEVPSIKKKYLVKPDIALRVKCLTIVTMIIVAAMFLTASSEAIIRSGYELVQMKVEVIKLEKENELLQLEIAKLKSPQRIQSIATTQLGMVMPQNIYCAESSSKSSNLNTEGEKSIVSMLLNRKSQ, from the coding sequence ATGTTAGTAAATAAAAAACAAGATTGGGATATTTATCAACAACCAGAAGTCCCATCCATTAAAAAAAAGTATTTAGTAAAACCTGATATTGCGCTACGAGTGAAATGCTTAACAATAGTTACTATGATTATAGTAGCAGCCATGTTTTTAACTGCATCAAGCGAAGCAATTATACGCTCTGGTTATGAGTTAGTGCAAATGAAAGTAGAAGTCATTAAACTGGAAAAAGAAAATGAATTATTGCAATTAGAGATTGCGAAATTAAAGTCACCGCAGCGTATTCAGAGTATAGCTACAACTCAGCTAGGTATGGTAATGCCGCAAAATATATATTGTGCGGAAAGTTCATCAAAAAGTTCTAATTTGAATACCGAAGGAGAAAAAAGTATAGTAAGTATGCTGCTAAATCGTAAGAGTCAATAA
- a CDS encoding polysaccharide deacetylase family protein produces the protein MNIKKGQINIVIGLIIIFFLIALSKIGTHSVVASYNKNNPINLQEVPILNYHKVDILNHALSISPREFEDQMEYLYQNGYHTITPDQLMAYLKSGKPLPDKPILITFDDGYLDNYTNAYPILKKYGFTGTIFIVTNFISKDERFMTWDQIKEMQQNGMIFGSHTANHKSLTGLTKEQVLDELSQSRDEIARQLGKAPKYFAYPTGTYNEEIEDMVRKTGYKAAFTIEYGQVSADSDVFLLQRIPIFKGQKTFRSFFIRLNGAPVLEELGIIKN, from the coding sequence TTGAATATAAAAAAGGGGCAAATTAATATTGTAATAGGTTTAATAATTATTTTTTTCTTGATTGCCCTTTCTAAAATCGGTACCCATTCAGTAGTAGCAAGCTATAATAAAAACAATCCTATTAATCTTCAAGAAGTACCTATTTTAAATTATCATAAAGTGGATATATTAAATCATGCTTTATCTATTTCACCACGAGAGTTTGAAGACCAAATGGAGTATTTATATCAAAATGGTTATCATACGATTACTCCTGATCAACTTATGGCTTATTTAAAATCGGGTAAACCATTGCCGGACAAACCGATTTTGATTACCTTTGATGATGGCTATCTTGATAATTATACAAATGCATATCCTATTTTGAAAAAATACGGTTTTACAGGAACTATTTTTATTGTCACGAATTTTATTAGTAAAGATGAGCGGTTTATGACTTGGGATCAAATAAAAGAAATGCAGCAAAACGGTATGATTTTTGGCTCTCATACTGCAAATCATAAATCCCTTACAGGTCTTACGAAGGAACAAGTTCTAGATGAACTTAGCCAATCCCGTGATGAAATAGCCCGCCAATTAGGTAAGGCTCCCAAGTATTTTGCCTATCCAACGGGCACTTATAATGAAGAAATTGAAGACATGGTGAGAAAAACAGGATATAAGGCCGCATTCACCATTGAATATGGGCAGGTTAGTGCTGATAGCGATGTGTTTCTTTTGCAGCGTATTCCTATTTTTAAAGGGCAAAAAACGTTTCGAAGTTTCTTCATTCGCTTAAACGGTGCACCCGTCTTAGAAGAACTGGGTATTATAAAAAATTAA